The nucleotide window CCGGCGAGCCGCTCGCGCGCCCCGCAGCGGTCGCCGGCCAGTCGCTGACGGCGGCGCTGTGCCTCGTGTTCGTGATCCTGTGCGTGCGCTCCTTCGTGGAGGCCCGCCGCAAGGCCTGACGGCTCAGCGCGCGGCGGCTGTGCCCGCTGATCCGACAAATTTGGTTCCCGGAAATCGGCTGGGGCCCGGCGGGCGTTACGAGGTGGTGCGGCATCTGGGCGGCGGGGGGATGGGCGATGTCTGGGAAGTGATGGATCGCGAGCTGGGCAGGGCGGCGGTAATCAAAATCCCGAAGGCCGGCCTGTTTGAGCCGGAGCACCTGCGGCGCTTCGACCGCGAGGTGAAGATCGGCGCCAACCTCGACGTCCGCTTCGTCGTGCCGGTTTACGACGTGATCGAGATGGTGGAAGGCGGGCTGCGGGTTCCGGTCATGCGCTATGTCCCCGGCCGGGATCTCCATTCTATTCTCTACGGCATCACCCGTGAAAATCCGGAGGTCCTTCGCGACTTCCCGGCGGAGAGGCGCCTGGAACTTTTTGCGAAGCTTTGCGAGGCGGTCGATTCCATCCATGAGGACGGCATCGTGCATCGCGATCTGAAGCCGGCGAACGTACGCGTCACTCCCGAGGGGAACGTGTTGCTGATGGATTTCGGATTGGCCAAACGCCAGGCCGAGGGCGCCAACGGGCATGACTCGGATGCCCCCGATTCTCCACGCAGCCGCTTGAGCATGCCTGCGAGGTCCGTGCAGGCGGAGAACATTACCCAGGCGGGCGTCTGGCAGGGGACAATCGGATATATCGCCCCCGAGACGCTTTTTTCCAAACCCCTCGGCAATTTTCGTTCTCCGGATATCTTTGCCCTGGGGGTCATGTTGTACGAGTCCATGACCGGGCTGCATCCCTTCGCCACTTATCGAAACGGCGATCCGGCGTTGGGCGAGCCCGCCCGGGTGCCGGCGAGAGAGACCCACCTCATCAACGGCGTCGAATATCAGCGGACCATCTTTAATCCGCATGCGCCTATTTTATGGTCCCATCCGGAACAAAGGGCCAAGGTCGAGCCACCGACTTTCCGGGAAGTCTCCAGCGATCCCATGCCGGATTTCGTGTACGAGTTGGAGCGGGTGGCGCGCAAGGCGATGGATCCGGACCCCGCCGCGCGATACCAAACCGCTCGGGAGATGATGCACGACGTGCTGCTCGCGCCCGCGAGGACCGAGTACGCGCGTCTCAGCCAAATCCGGACGGTGCGCATGGCGGAGATCGAACGACAGATGCAGGAAGCCTGGAGCAAGTTCACCATCGCCTCGCAGCTCAATCCCGATCAATGGACCGAGATGAAGCGGACGATCCGCGATCGCCGGCATTTGCGTTCGGCTTGGCGCCAGGGCCTGCGCGACATCGTGACTTCCATCATCGAGACGACGCGAGGGAATCCCTGGCCGGAGGCCAAGAAGATGATCGCCCGCGCCAGCTACGAGCTGTTGGTGGACGGCGGCGATCGCATGGACAGCGCTGAGCGCAATGCCTTGAGCGAGACCGTCCGGCGCTATGACGTGGCGATTCCGAAGGCCGAGTTGGAATCCGACCGCATCGACGCCTATCGCCAGGCCTTGGAAGGGGCCATTCCCTTGAGCCTGCGGGCCTTCGGCTTGGAACCGGGCAATCCGGAATTGGCGGGAGCCTCGCTAAGGGTGACGCCTTTCGAGCGAATTCGGGAGACCTCGGGTGAAGAGCTGGATACCTTCCGCGAAGGCGCCCCTATCGCCAGCGGTTCAATGAACGAGGTGCTTTCCAATTTGCGGCTGAGGGCGGGTTATTACGTCTTCGAGGTTTCGCACCCCGGCTACCAGACCATGCGGGTGCCGATGGAAATCGGCTTGGAGAATATCCGTCACGGCATCTTGGGCAGCCAAAGGCTCGCCTTGGACCTGGAATTGGTGCCTCGTCGTGCGCTGGAACCTAAAAACCCGGCAGACAACGAGGTTGAAAGGCTGCGCAGGCAAAAGGAGATGGTAGTGGTCCATCGCGGTCCCGCGACCATCGGCATCGATTTCGATTACGAGGGCGCCCCGGACCATTTCTACAGCGCGCCGAAACGCAGTGTTCATTTCGACACCTTCCTGGTCTCCCGCGACCCGGTGACGGTCGGTGAATACGTCGAGTTCGTCGAAGATTTGCTTCGCCAGGGGCGTCGCGAGGAGGCGCAACGGCATATCCCTCGCGCCACCAATCCGGCCGAGGAAAAACGCCTGAATCCCTTCCAAGAATACCGCCGCTTGAGGAGGGAAGAGAAGATGAACATGACGACGGCGGTCAAACACCTATTCAGCACTTGGTCGGGCTTCACCTATTCCTGGAAAATCGTTTCAGACCGAAAGGGTGGGTATCGACTCGAGAACCCCATCGGGCAAATGGACGCGCGCAACGACCCCATTATGGCGGATCAACCGATCAGCTCCATCGATCTGGATTCCGCCCGCGCTTATGTGCAATGGCGTGCCGAGCGCGACGGCCTGCCGTACCGGATGATTCGTCCCGAGGAAAACGAAAAGTTGGTGCGTGGTTCTTTGCCGCTCACCTATCCCTGGGGCTACGAGAACGACCCCAACTCGGTGGCCTCCCGGCTGGCCCACTCCAACATGGAAGACATCTATCCGTTGCCGGTCGGGACGCATCCGCGCGGCGTCGAGTGGCACCGGGACTTCACGCTCTATGGAACCCGGGACAATCTGGGGAACGTTCGAGAATTCACCGTCGACGATCGTCTGCCCACCCTGGCCGTCATGGCAGGAGGGAGCGTGCGTACCCCCTTAGGCCCATACTATTTGCCGCCCGGCAGGGCCTACCTGCACAAAGGGGTGGCTGAAGATGGATCGGGGACCTTTCGTTTGGTCTTGGATGGTTTGGATCTGTTAAGACCTTGGAATTCTTCAGATTCTTCAAGCGCCGGCCCTGCGCGCTAGGCTGATTTTCTCATCTTGGTAAGGCCTCGTTTTCCTTGTCATTTTCTTGACAAGCCCGCTTGTTTTTTAACTATATAAAATTATTAATAATTTTAAAAATTACGCGAGACTCGCAATTTCTGGCGGTGTATTTTCGATAATAAAACGAGGGGTTTATTGGGCCAGTCTTCGGCAGTTCGTGTCTAAGTTACTAGAATAATTTGATATTATTGAATTGCCCCCGGTTGGTTCCATAATTGCATTATCTCATCACGAAATCGATCCTGATTGGGAATTGGAGGATTTATGAAGATTAAGCTGCTCGGAACACTAGCCCTGCTATTGACGATCGGAATGATCTTGCCTGCGCTCTCTCATGCCAGCGGTGGTATCACGGCGATTACGGGAGACGAAGTCGCCCAGAGCTTTAACACCCGTGTGGAGGGTGGCAGCTACGTGGTGGAAGGCCAAGGCCTGAAGATCACCATCGAGAATGGGGTGGTGACGGTCACCAAGGACAAGGACATCGTCAAAATCGGAGAGAGCGTGGAAATCACCGGCCCCATTGAGGCCCGGCGCGTCGAGGCGGCCAACGGGATTATCGACACTGGAGTTACCGCCAACACTGGGATTGCGGCGAGCGGCGGCATCACCGCGCTTCCGGCTCCTCAAACGACCACCAATACTGTCAATTCGACCGGTTTTACCACCAAGTTTTTCCGCAAACTGGGCATCGAATAATCGCTCGCCGGTGATTTTCCAAAAGGCCCCCTCGGGGGCCTTTTTTTTCGCCCAAAACCCATTGCGCCGGCCGCCCGCTTTCATTAGATACGAGCCATGCTCTTCTCGAAGCGCAGCCGGGAACGCAGCCTCCTCGAGACCTTTCGCACCTACTCGAAAGAACTAAGTTCCATCCTCGACCTCAAGGACCTGCTGAAAAACCTGCTCCGCACCCTGACCGAGATCGCCGAGGTGCGCAGCGGCAACATCCTGTTGCAAGAGACCGGCATCAAGGCCTTCGTGGTCCGCGAGAGCGTCGGCGGCGAGCCGCTCATCCTGCAATTCTCCGCTCACGACCCCTTCATCCAGTACCTGGCGCGCACCCTCAAACCGATGACCAAGCATATCCTGCTGCAGGACCGCCGCCTCATCGACGTGAAGGAGGCCGGCTTGCACTTCATGACCGGCGTCAACGCCGAGGCCGTGTTTCCGATGACGGCCGAAAACAAATTTTTAGGCCTCTTCGCCCTGGGCAGCCGCCGTGACGGTGAGGCCTATTCCGAGGCCACCCTCGACCTGCTGGGCGTCCTCATCACCATGGCCTCGATCTCGGTCGACAACGCGATCCTCTTCGAGTCCGTCGCCAAGCAAAACCTCCAGCTCGCGGAGGTCGCCAAGCTGAAGACTCAATTCGTCAGCACGGTATCGCACGAGCTGAGCACGCCGCTCAACGGCATCCTGGGCCTAACCGAGGTCCTGCTCGACCCCGAGTCCAACGCCAACTTCACTGACGATCAGCGGCGCTATGTTGAGATGATCCATTCCGCCGGCAAAGAACTGCTGGAGGTCGTGAACCAAATCATCCAGTTCACGCAATTCCAGAGCAAGGGAGGGCCCGCCGAGATCCGCAAGGTGGACTTAAGCAAGACCCTTGAGGGCCTCGCCTCCGAGGTAGAGGACGTCCTGCGCGAGAAGAATATCCAGATGCGCATCGACCTCGAGGGGATCGCGACGGTCTACGGCGACGAGGGGCAGATCCGCCAGGTCTTCGCCAGCCTGGTCGAGAACGCGATCAAGTTTTCCCGCCACGATGCGCCCAACCTGATCGGCGTCCGCAGCAGCCGGCACGGCGACATGCTGAAGGTCTGCGTCTACGATCACGGCATCGGGATCGGCAGCCAGGATCAGGACCTCATCTTCGAGGACTTCCGCCAGGCCGACGGCGAGCTGACCCGTTCCTACGGCGGTACCGGCCTGGGCCTGGCCATCGCCAAGAAGATCGTCGAGCGCCACGGCGGCCGAATCTGGGTCGAGTCGAAGAAGGGGGAGGGCTCGCAGTTCTTCTTCACCCTCCCGCTCAAGCCCGCCTCGGTGGACGCCAAGGAAGTCGACACCCGCCGAGAGTAAATTTCCCAAAAATTTTAGGGCTTTAAGGAAGAAAAGGGGGCGGGGGGTTCCTCTCGAATGTTATTCCTTGATTCTCTTAAGGATTTTGTAGATGGATGGGCGGCGTGATTCGGGTCAAGTTCAGAAAATCCTTCGCACTTTTCGCCGCCGCGATGAGCCTCGGCCTCCTGCCGGGCCACGCCGGGGCCGAGAAGACCGAGATCTCCGGCCATCGAGCCGGCGCGGAGTCCGCGCCCTCGATCTCGGAAGATATGGAGATGCCCGAGACCATGCCCTCCATGCCGGGCGGTTTCACCGGGGAGGACAAGGCCTCCACGCTCGGTCCGCCGCCCGAGGTGCCGATGGGTGCGGGACCGCGCCTCAGCATTGACGACTGCGTGAAGATGGCTCTGCTCAACAACCGCGAGGTGCGGGCCAAGGATTACGACATGGAAGTCGCGCAGAGCAAGTTGAAGGAGGCCCAACCCCGCGGCATTCCCGTCTTCGAGTACGAATTCCTCTCTTTCCCCGCGCCGCGCGACGCGGACCGCGCGGTCAGCAGCTTCTTCGAGGGCGACGTCACCTTCGGGCAGCGCGGCAAGATCTCGCTGGGCATCCCGCTCTACACCTTCGGCAAGATCGGCATCGCCCAAGAGCTGGCCCGGCACGGCATTGCCGCCGAAAAAGAGAAAAAGATCGAGAAGCAGAACGACGTCGTCCTCAAGGTCAAGCAGCTCTATTACGGCCTGCTGCTCGCGAAAGACGTGCGGCAGCTCTTCGAGGACGCCAACCGGCACTTGTCCAACGAGGTGCAGCGGCGGGAGAGCAGCACCGAGGCCACGGACCCGGTCGACTTGGTGCGCCTGAAGCTGTTCCGCTACGAGGCCCTCAACCGCATCCTCGACGTCGACAAGAAGGCCGCCTTGGCTCGGGAGGGGCTGCGCATCCAGTTGGGCATGGAGCGGGGGACCGAATTTTCCATCCAGGACGAGCACCTGACGCCGGTGGATTTCGAAATCCAGGACTTCGCGGTCTATTTGGAGAGGAATCGAAAGAACAACCCGAAGAATCGCCTGCTGGACATCGGCGTCAAGGCCAGCGAGGCCCAATACCGGCTGGAGAAGCGCAAGCTCGCGCCCGACATCGGGATCGGCGGCTTCTACGAGTTCGGCCACACCGTCAAGCCGATCAGCGGCGTCGACCTGACCGACGATTTCAACGATCCCTTTAACTTTAACCGCGTGGGCTTCGGTCTGAGGATCAAGGGCGAGATCAATATCAAATCCTATCTCGCCAAGACGCGGGCGGCCCAGGCGGAATATTTCAAGAATTCCCTGAACAAGAGCATCGCCGACGAAGGGCTTGAATTGGACCTCAAAGAGGCCTATTTGGGCGTCCTGCAGACGCGCGAGGCCATGGAGAACGGCTACCGCGCGATGAAACTGGCAAGACAATACGTCTTTTTGACGAAGACGAACGTAGACATCGGGGTCGGAGACAAGAAGGACTACTCCGACGCCCTCCAGGCCTATCTGGTCTCGCGGGGGCGCTACCTCGAATCGGTGTTTAACTACAACGTGGCCGTGGCCACGCTCGAGCTCAAGTCGGGCGGCGTCGCCCAGGGCGAGTGAACCCATAAGGAGTGAAATTGATGCGAGCCTCGTTTCGAAACATTTTTCTGACCGCGGCCGCGGCCGCCGCCGCTCTTTCGATCTCGGCTGAATCCCCGGCGGCGGTGAAGGCGCCGCCGAAGGGCGGGGACCAAGTCCTGCAATCCAACGGGCAGGTGAACGCCCCGCAAGGCACGCCGACCCGCGAGATCCAGGACATCGAAGTGAAGATGGATGCCTACAAGACCGGCACCGACCTCAGCGCCGAAGATAAGGCCAACAACGCCAAGATCAAGCGCGACATCATCACCGGCACCTTCGACCTGCGCGAGCTCTGCCGCCTGGCCCTCGACAAGCATTGGGGCGGGCTCTCCGCCGCCGAGCAAAATAATTTCGTCGCCCTCATGACCGACCTGCTCGAGACCAAGGCGCTCTTCTCCAAAGAACAAACGAAGACACGGGGTAAGGCCTACACGGTGCAGTACCTGGGCGACACCTATCTGCAGGAAAAGACGCGTGCCCGCACCCGCACCAAGGTCGTGGTGCCCAAGGAAAACGTCAAGGTCGACATCGAGTACAAGATGAAAAAAGATCCCGGCGGCTGGAAGATCTTCGACGTGGTCGTCGACGACGCCAGCTTGGTCGAAAATTACCGCTACCAGTTCGACGCGATCATCAGCAAGAACGGCTATGGCGAATTGGTGCGCCGCATGCAAAACAAGCTCAAGGAACTGAAGACCAAGTCCTCTTGACGGTCTTGTGCCAGGCCAAGGCCGACGGTCGAGCCGCGGAAGGCGGCGGGCCGCCCGGCGAGGAAATTCCCGGATGACCCCACGAAAAAAACGCTTCATCGTCCTGCTTGCCGACGGCTCGCGCTACGACGTCTTTCGCGAGCTGCTCGATGCCGGGCGTCTGCCCAACCTCGCCGAGATCTTCCTCGGGGAGGGCGGTTTTGCCAAGGCCACCAGCGTCTTTCCCTCGACCACCGGGCCGGCCTACATGCCCTTCCTCACCGGTTGCTTTCCGGGGACCTGCAACGTGCCCGGCATCCGTTGGTTCGACAAGGGCATGTACGCCCGGAAAAAATTCTCGATGGAGCGCTTCCGCAGCTACGTCGGCTTCGAGAGCTTCCTGATGAACCGGGACATGCGGCCCGAGCTCAAGACCCTCTTCGAGCACTTCCCGAGCTCCTTCAACATCTTCAGCTCGGTCAACCGCGGGGTGCCCTCCGAGGGCAACGTCACCGCCCATATGCGCCTTTGGTATTGGTATTACGCGCACCTGACCGACCGTTGGCACCTGGTCGACCAGGCCGCCCTCGACAAGTGCCTGGATATCGTGAAGCGCGATTTCCAATTCCTCTTCATGGTCTTCCCGGGCATCGACGAGTATTCGCACTTGAGCCGGCCGCGGCATCCCAGTGCCCTCGAGGCCTACGAGACCGTCGACCGCGCGATGGGACGCATCGCCAAAGAGCTGAAGCGCGAGGGCAAATATGACGAGACCGCCCTGTTCATCGTCAGCGACCACGGCCTTTCCGAGACCAAGACGCACTTCGGCGTCGCGGCCTTCCTCGAGTCGCAGGGCGTGAAGACCTTCTACTATCCCAAGATCTTCAAGAGCGGCTTCCAGGCGGCCAGCATGGTCAGCGGCAACGCCATGCTCCACCTCTATTTCAAGGGGCGGGAGAGCTGGGAGGGGCGGCTTTCGTTGGAGGAGGTGCGCGAGCTGCACCCCCGCGTCGTCGCGGGCCTGCTGGAGCAGCCGGCGGTGGACCTCATCCTCAGCCAAGACCGCGAGGGCTGGGTCCACGTGCAGAGCCGGAAGGGCGAGGCCAAGGTGCGGGAAGAGGGCGAGGGCCTGAGATTTCGCAACCTGCGCGGGGACCCGCTGGGCCTGGGCGCGGCGCCGGAGTTTCTTTCGCGATCCGAGGCTTTGAGATTGAGCGCCGACGGCGAGTATCCCGACAGCCTGGTGCAGCTGACGCAGATCTTCCGCTCGGCCCGCACCGGGGATTTGGTGTTGAGCGCCGCCAAGGGCTACGACCTGCGCAAGCGCTTCGAGTATCCCGAACACAA belongs to Deltaproteobacteria bacterium PRO3 and includes:
- a CDS encoding alkaline phosphatase family protein, yielding MTPRKKRFIVLLADGSRYDVFRELLDAGRLPNLAEIFLGEGGFAKATSVFPSTTGPAYMPFLTGCFPGTCNVPGIRWFDKGMYARKKFSMERFRSYVGFESFLMNRDMRPELKTLFEHFPSSFNIFSSVNRGVPSEGNVTAHMRLWYWYYAHLTDRWHLVDQAALDKCLDIVKRDFQFLFMVFPGIDEYSHLSRPRHPSALEAYETVDRAMGRIAKELKREGKYDETALFIVSDHGLSETKTHFGVAAFLESQGVKTFYYPKIFKSGFQAASMVSGNAMLHLYFKGRESWEGRLSLEEVRELHPRVVAGLLEQPAVDLILSQDREGWVHVQSRKGEAKVREEGEGLRFRNLRGDPLGLGAAPEFLSRSEALRLSADGEYPDSLVQLTQIFRSARTGDLVLSAAKGYDLRKRFEYPEHKSSHGAMHDEHMLIPLFSSVKLNRTVVRSADLFPSILKLHGDPIPAGIDGESFV
- a CDS encoding TolC family protein gives rise to the protein MGGVIRVKFRKSFALFAAAMSLGLLPGHAGAEKTEISGHRAGAESAPSISEDMEMPETMPSMPGGFTGEDKASTLGPPPEVPMGAGPRLSIDDCVKMALLNNREVRAKDYDMEVAQSKLKEAQPRGIPVFEYEFLSFPAPRDADRAVSSFFEGDVTFGQRGKISLGIPLYTFGKIGIAQELARHGIAAEKEKKIEKQNDVVLKVKQLYYGLLLAKDVRQLFEDANRHLSNEVQRRESSTEATDPVDLVRLKLFRYEALNRILDVDKKAALAREGLRIQLGMERGTEFSIQDEHLTPVDFEIQDFAVYLERNRKNNPKNRLLDIGVKASEAQYRLEKRKLAPDIGIGGFYEFGHTVKPISGVDLTDDFNDPFNFNRVGFGLRIKGEINIKSYLAKTRAAQAEYFKNSLNKSIADEGLELDLKEAYLGVLQTREAMENGYRAMKLARQYVFLTKTNVDIGVGDKKDYSDALQAYLVSRGRYLESVFNYNVAVATLELKSGGVAQGE
- a CDS encoding HAMP domain-containing histidine kinase, whose protein sequence is MLFSKRSRERSLLETFRTYSKELSSILDLKDLLKNLLRTLTEIAEVRSGNILLQETGIKAFVVRESVGGEPLILQFSAHDPFIQYLARTLKPMTKHILLQDRRLIDVKEAGLHFMTGVNAEAVFPMTAENKFLGLFALGSRRDGEAYSEATLDLLGVLITMASISVDNAILFESVAKQNLQLAEVAKLKTQFVSTVSHELSTPLNGILGLTEVLLDPESNANFTDDQRRYVEMIHSAGKELLEVVNQIIQFTQFQSKGGPAEIRKVDLSKTLEGLASEVEDVLREKNIQMRIDLEGIATVYGDEGQIRQVFASLVENAIKFSRHDAPNLIGVRSSRHGDMLKVCVYDHGIGIGSQDQDLIFEDFRQADGELTRSYGGTGLGLAIAKKIVERHGGRIWVESKKGEGSQFFFTLPLKPASVDAKEVDTRRE
- a CDS encoding ABC transporter substrate-binding protein → MRASFRNIFLTAAAAAAALSISAESPAAVKAPPKGGDQVLQSNGQVNAPQGTPTREIQDIEVKMDAYKTGTDLSAEDKANNAKIKRDIITGTFDLRELCRLALDKHWGGLSAAEQNNFVALMTDLLETKALFSKEQTKTRGKAYTVQYLGDTYLQEKTRARTRTKVVVPKENVKVDIEYKMKKDPGGWKIFDVVVDDASLVENYRYQFDAIISKNGYGELVRRMQNKLKELKTKSS